The Branchiostoma lanceolatum isolate klBraLanc5 chromosome 5, klBraLanc5.hap2, whole genome shotgun sequence region TGGGACGTTTAAGAAGGCATGCCAGAAGGAAGGCCAAGCAAAACACAAGAAACGTCTGCAAATTCAGACGAGAAAACTCGACGATCGCCAGAAAGGATACGCCAGCCGCCATTCTGCTGCAagaacgacgcacgtacctggGGTCGTCTTAGGTCAGGGAAAGTATTTCGTCAGCGAGGTGGCTatcaacacacctgtccttgaatGGGACGACGTATCAGGTGTCGGTGTAGCGTTGGAACTTGCGTCTGTTTTTCAAAGGCTCGTTTAACTTGAACTAgctcgaccttgttgaaaagtgaCCATATGGCCGAATAGGCCATCGAGGTAAAATAAAGGCATCTGATAGATTGAAATTGTTCCTGCAATCTGGTTATATCTTGCGTTGATATCATGGCTGTACGTTGAAATCTACAACTCTCTGACGCGCTTTTCAGTGTTGTAGTCAGTGTTGTAGCTATCGCCTTAGGTCAAACCAGACACGGTTGAACGAGCTGCTTGTAAACACGGCTGACCTTGAACGTAAGAGAAGCAACATACCAGGCAatggtattacatgtatttctttcaagGCATTTTTTTACTATAAATGCCAGTTTGTTTAAATAAGCTTCATATGAATAACTGATGCAGATTTGATTGAATGTGAAACGTTAACGCTGTGCCGACAAACTGACAGGCAAGAAAAGTGCGCACACACCCACAAGTCACGTCACACCTCACACGGACAAGAGTTCAAATTTAAAGATCTCATAACTCCGTAAAATATCTAGAGTTGCTCGTATGTCTCGTTTAAATGTagttcattcattatgcaaTATGGGTTTGAGTAACATTACCATgcgtccattgatcacttccctTCACTCTTCGGTCGGTGAACTGCTGTTGACTTTGTCTTTTGACCCCTCAGATATTGAATTATCCTGGTCACTATATCTGCCATAACTTCTCCTCCTGTCACTCCCGTAACTCTGACATTGTCTGACCATCATTCCTAGGTGTGCAGCAAagttcgttttttttttgtgactTATTTCTAAGTGATTTTCTTTCGGGGCGAATTTTGATCAGAAAGGACTCAGTTTTCTGCTTGGAGGACAGAAGAattaatatttaaaaaatctgGCCAAAATTGGTGACCTTTGCCATATGTTGACCTCTGAGTGATTGACACATGAATATTATCAATCAATGCATGGTGGAATGCACGATCAATACTTTCTCTCTGGGTGGACTGGCCCATTAGGAcagggggtgaaatcctgggGTCATTCGGAGTTGACCTcctgttttttttacctaaacAACCCTGACAAATCCTGTTTTGCATTGGGATAAAGACACGAAGTTTAATTTGAAATGTGGCTAGACGTGTTTTGAAGTGATCGTGTGTTACATTGGAAAGTCCATATGGTGGTCCCTCCCCTGGGTACGAGTGTGAAGTTCAGACTACGACTTTCGGCACGCCACTTCCATTCCTCGTCTCTGAATCAGTCATCTGTGAGTCGGGAGAAGGAAGTCCTCGTTGCTGAATCACAGGTAAGACGAAGAAAGATTTTGTCATAGTCTAATGATAACGATTTAGGAGAAAGGTTGGGAGAGAGCGATGAGTCAGCGATGTCTAAGTCTACTGTGGTTTGGCTGTGCTTTCTTCGGAACAGAAGGGAAGGGGCTCTTTGTCGCCGGGGTAATCTTTGGCACCCGGGTAGGAGTTTAATTGGCCAACAGCCTAGAGCAGGTCACCAACcacgtacatacacacaaaacccTTACCGTGTAAAATTACTGCCGGTGCCAAATATCAATATCCTGGCGACAGAAAGACCCATCTTCCCCGGCCGGAGAGCCCGACGAAACCACGATAGACTGGACACCAGAGTATACAATTATAGGTGTAATAAGGGACATAATCGTTTCTCAATTCTTTTCGGCAGACCATTTAACCTGGAAGTGGAATCCTTAtatcctctaccaggctccacatgtggttggaaagagtagaaatcggccaaataaaGTCTGCCCGAATTGCATAATAAGTCCCTTTCTGTACGTACAGACAGCTTGAATATTCCGTTGCTTCCCTTCTTGAACCAAAGCCTTTTGTTCCGCCAAAAGCGTTTTGAAAGAAATGCGGACAAAAGAGCTGGAGGTCTGAAAGGGAATGGAGATGAACGGAGCGTTGTCTGTTAGTCCTTTGTAAACAGCTATTCAAAGACAGCCTCCGATGCAGTCCAGCCTCTATCATATCAGGTCCTACCAGCCTCCAGATAGTAAATTCCTGTAGTGGGCCATGGCATATAACCTCATTGAGTGGACGagtatctgtctatttggccaatttccagTCGTCTCTGGAGTCTATTAGAGAATAGTTGCACTCTACTCCATTCATTCTACGTTTAACTACCGACAGTTTTCTGATAGCTACCAGGTTATGATTGCTTGTCGATTTTGATTGCTTTCCATTGGAAAGAAAAAGGAAGATGGCGGACCACATCCGATAAGGCCCTTTACTTCATGTATGACCCCTTGGCTATTCTTTTGAATTTTCTACTTTTTGCTTGTACCTATATAACCCCATACATGCGTTAAACTTTTCTATTTCAAGATGAGATAGGATTTCAACATTTATTCATtactttgtttgcttttttattGTATCGTAATATTTGATCAGTTATTCATTCTTTCACAATTTGATCAGATCGTGACGGGACGAGAAAACAACATCCCAGGATTCACTGCCCCGTGGTGCAGCGTCAAGTGAACGTCACGAGTGAAAATAAAATCTACATCTCCGACACGCAGTCTGTAAACGGAACGTCATGGCGCCGCGTGCTAAGAAAAGTAAGAGTAAAGGGAGGGTGAAGAAGCACACCTGTCAGTACTGtgactacaaaacaaaaaacgCAGTGCATTTCATACATCACGTCAggaaacacaccggtgagagaccatACCAGTGCCAGCAGTGCGAGTACTCTGCATCACGGGAGGAGACCCTGAATATGCACATCAAGATAAAACACACCGATGAGAGACCATATCACTGCGAACACTGTGACTATTCAGCGGCAAACAAAAATGTCCTCGATAATCACGTGATGGCGAATCACACAAGTGAGAGACCATTTCAGTGCGATAAGTGCGACTATTCTTCAATCTACAAGGGCAGCCTCAAGCGCCACATCATGGCCAGACACAGCAACCACAGGCCGCACAAGTGCACAGAATGCGACTTTTCTACCGTGGAAAAAAGTACCTTGAAACGTCACATGGCCAGCCATGCCGACGTGAAACCATACAGCTGCGAGCTTTGCGAGTATTCCACCAACACGAACCATGGGTTAAAACGTCACATGGCGACACACACAGGCGAGAAGCCACACAAGTGCGATTTTTGTGATTATTCTGCGGCGGCCAAGTTCACTTTGAAGCGCCATGTGCTATCGTTACACTCCAGCGATAAGCCATACGCGTGCGACGTTTGCGATTATGCTGCGGCTTGCAAGTACagtttgaaactgcacatgGTCCAAAAACATCAGGCTGGCGAGAAGCCATATAAGTGTGACACTTGTGGGTACTCCACGGCGTATGGgcagaatttgaaaaagcatATGGCGACACACGCTGACGAgaagccatacaaatgtgacgTCTGTGGTCATTCCGCAACACTGTTGCAGAATTTGAAACGCCACATGGCTACACACACCGGTGACAGgccttacaaatgtgacttATGCGAATATGCGGCGCCAGAAATGCACCGGTTGCAAGAACACATGGCACTGAAGCATAGTACTGAtaaaccgtacaaatgtgacgtCTGTGATTTTTGTACAGCCCATAAGGGTAATTTGAAGCATCACATGACgacgcacactggtgagaagccttacaaatgtgacatttgcgactattctgcagcacacgAGTCCAGATTGAAACACCACAAGGCCACTCATATCGGTGCAGCGGATAAGCCTCACAAGTGTGAGGTTTGCGATTATTCTGCAATATGCCTGTCTAAATTGAAACGCCACATGGCCACACACACCCGAGAGaagccttacaaatgtgacgtTTGTGATTTTGCTACTGAACGAGTAGAGAAGTTAGAGCGCCACGTTATCACCACGCACGCTGGCgagaaaccgtacaaatgtgacgATTGCGGTTATTCCACGGCAAACAAGACAAACCTGAAACGGCACATGTCCACTCACAtcggtgagaaaccgtacacgTGTGATGCTTGCGGGTTTTCTACGGCACTTTTGGATTCACTGAAaaaacacatggccacacacacCGGCGAAAAaccacacaagtgtgacatctGTGACTATTCTACATCGTTCAAGCCGAATTTGAAACGGCACATGGGCACCCATACAGGCAGGGCTAAGCCATTTAAATGTGACGTGTGCGATTATTCTGCGGCTGAAATAGCTAGCTTAAAGGTGCACATTGATGTGAAACACTCTGGTGAGAAGCCATTCAAATGTGACGTTTGTAACTATTCCACTGCAGTGAGGTCTAATTGGAGACGGCACATGAAGAGACACACTGATGAGAAACCTTAGAAGCTGTTGCCTGGTATCCAAtcctatcatagctcccgaaaccttgcggagaggagactagGGGGctacaataggtttggataccagactaTAGGAGTTGGCGCGTGTGGCCTGGCCTTCCACTatagcctaggttacacatagccgaacatggcctcccgactctcccccgaccatggttggagtgattcgggagtgattcgggagctagctcggttggcgttcggccgagtcggctggcgttcggctgagtcggctggtgttcggctgcgccagccgaatgttttgaaaatttcaaaacattcggctctggacggagggtctgaaatgggtcggctggtgttcggctggtgttcggcgcggtcggctagtgctcggctggtattcgggattgagtcagtagtaaaattagaaccttaaccacaccagaaacactactgacttactcccaactagtttccaacctacccataactcaccccaaggccgtagacaaaactctgctaactaattctcaaccaagtgactactatcggaacgtgggcgaatccccccgaccttcacacgaccaaaaacaaagaagaacactaaaagcagtattaaagctagccatgatccgaattcgatctctcggtgatgttaacaacataatagaatggattattttaattaaaacctaaaatgacccctcttttgaaagtcgctgaatatgtccatttaaattcgtgagagggtctgcaatcggtcggagtttagtcaggagagattcggcagtctgcggctagaggtcgggctggttgggagtaagctagaaagcattcggggcccattcgggagtaattcgtgtactggttaggagatgatcggcgcatgttcggcgcatgttcgacgccaaagataggcgtggccccaaaactggtcagaatgctcccgaactaccgccgacctgagtcggctagcgttcgggagccatgttcggctatgtgtaacctaggcttaaagCATGTATATGTTAATCAACGGTTCGGCCatttagcctgggtgtcatcctgtttagttccaggcccTATCTGtaatttggtgaaggtagagcctgtaCTAAACACTAACAggactattctccaagcagaggttttggtcggggggtagtagtggccggggtttaaacgggtttttttaacattaatttaaaccccggccactactacccccgaccaaaacctctgcttggagaatataacAGGACCAGTATAGTCTGCGACCTGCCTTTCTTGCTGCGTTAGCGCTCGCCAGCCGTCactagccaatcacgttgccgtCTATCGTCAActggcgacgtgattggctgacAACATTCCATCTCACGACAGGAGGGCGataatctgattggctgacctAACGCAGCGAAAGACACGGATCTAGGGCCATTGCTTGACATATAAAAGCGACAGCACAAATGTTTTGCAAGTATTCCAATACAAATGTCTGCTTTATAAAATCGCATTGTCTGATCTGCAACATGAGTGAAAGATTGCTATTTGGAGTATAATCCTCTGTATACTACTTAGTATTAACTCTACAGTGTCTGCTTTACAAATCATATGGTTTGATTGGTGAAATATGTGGAACGTTTCGTATTTGGAGTATAGTCCTCTGTATACTACGTAGTTTTAACTTTACAGTGTGTGTACCGTGTTTAGCTATTAGCGGAAATCGGTGGAATAGAAATGCTGTATTTTAGCTCAACTAGTTTCAGTTCAGGCGTAGTATTACATGTGTATTACATGATGTTTAGTCCAATGTTTACCTTTACAGAATTGTTAGATCTTATAACATAGTCTTACTTATGCGAAAAGACCTAGATCAGGCAGGGCAGTAGAGAAATTGCGTTGTGTGAGAAACAGCAGATTTGATGCACTATATATACATAAGTCTGAATCTAGCGTATTATtcattagcctgagtaccagcctccgtagtgaccgctggctcaattcttgtcgCATTCTAACCACGGCGACAAGAGAATTgggccagcggtcactacggaggctgatACTCAGGCTAATTATTCATATGACTTTATCAACAATGCACGTGCCAAGTTCGATTGATGGAtctaaatgcatgtacagtatagtaATAAAGCTCAACTGATAATTGAAATTGTACGTTTTGCGTTCCCTTTTCTGTCTGTTATTACTGTTACCTTCGCGACCGGGTGATGATTATTACAGTATCGCTTTagataatacaatgctaaactttcttccaacactaaggtattcacggatcgaattttcgacgaccactgtcgccttcttcaggatcaataatgaccaacactgccgaacgtaaactcgtaGTATCGCTTTAGCTTTGCCCATTCTTTCAACACTTTACTCACTCAGTTGTTCATTCGTTGAACCAAGCAAGGCGCTATTCCACTATATACACCTCGGGACGGGGCATAATCCATTGATCATGTCAGACGCACGCTTAAATGACTCCTTTTAAGCGAAAAAACAAATGATATCGTCACTGTCATGGCTGAGGTATGAAGAAGTGTCAAGCATGTTTAGTTCCCATTCTgtcatagcctggaatccaaacctatgatagctcccgagtctctctcagCAAAaactatttgcggagagagactcgggagctataataggtttggactCAAGGCTAATTCTGTCAGCACTCGCCAATCAGAGACGGCAAACGCCCTCTAGCAGAGCGTACATGTACTGCACTGCAGAAGCACAAAGTAATGGGTATGCCACAAATGTTATTTTGATAACCAGGCTATGAAATCGAGTTGACCATTGACACCAGCGAACTGGAAATGGGTTGAAGGATCGTCATATATGCATTATTTTTCATGCATAATTCCCATAATCAATATGTAAATGAGATAAACTTCCACAATCGACTGCTATAATTCaagcaaatgaggaccttattttcatattcaaataGAAACCAAAAAGTTGACATAATTTGGCGAAAGCATGAGGCCTTCAAAGTCTAGTTACTCAATCAAATCTGACTACAAAAGGACGGTTACCATGGTGCCTTGAGACAAAATGAATGCAGAcgtcataatgaaatcaactttatttcatttcttttagtGTTTAAAAACATTTGCTTATTTTAATGATCAAGTTATGTGATAAATATTAATAGAAACAGGTCATGTGTATAAATAGATAGTATAGGGTTTCATGCAAAAACAGTGCAGTGCCATTTTATGTATCAATATTCTATATCTTCTTTTATAAGGTAAAAtctaaatcagaaaaaaaagtgaacaaaaattgACTTCTCATGTCAAAATGttagaaataaaacaatacaCTACTGAAATATTGATGACATTGTTCCAAGTATCAttcaactcttttttttttcttttcaaagttcATACTTTGCATAAGAAAGAGATGCATGTTGTCGTTTATAGCACCCACATAAAGTAGTAGATTATAACAAAAAATCTACTATATAGTATTTTCCATTTaggaaaagttcatatttgaaACTCATTCAGTCATTGTTTCTGGGTATAACAGATATCTACTGCAGTCATGCATATGCTGTCTTTTGTGGTCCCTGAGTTGCTATGGCCTACTGTTACTATGGTGACAAGAACACtttcatgtttactgttgtcatggtaatcCTACTGCCATGGTGACTTAACCATGACTAACTAATCTGCAGCTGTAtcacctttgactttgactggcAGTGTACTTCCAAGTTCACAGATGTTGACATTGACATTTGACCTCTCAGGGACTGGACTGCCATGGTCACTGCTGTTGACATTCGTCTTTGACCCCTCAGAGATTGAACTATTGTCCTTTGACAACTCAGAGATTGCACCATCCTGATCATTGATGTTGACATTGTCTTTTGACCCCTCAAAGATTGGACTATCTTGGTCACTGCTGTTGACATTGTCCTTTGACCCCTCAGAGATTGAACCCCCCGGGTCACTGCTGTTGACATTGTCCTTTGACCCCTCAGGGATTGAACTATCCTGGTCACTGCTGTCCTTTGACCCCTCAGAGATTGGACTACCATGGTTGCTGAGGTCAACATTGACTTTTGACCTCTTGGGGATGGGAATACCATGATGACTGCGATTGTGCCAGTCCAGGGCATGCTGCTGTCTCCCAGAGTAGTCGCACTTGTCACACTTGAAGGGCTTCTCGTCCGTGTGGATGCGTATGTGGACCTTCAGGTTCTGTGCATGTTTGAACTGCTGTCCGCAGTACTCACAGATGTACCTGCTCTCACCTGTGTGAACCACCTGATGTTGAACCAGGTTAGACAGGTGCTCGAACCTGAGGGTGCAGCCCTGCCATGGGCAGGCTACGGGCAGGTGATCCCTGTGCTGGGCGTAGTGCTTGTTCAGCTGTGCTCGGGTGGGGAAGGTCGCAGAACACGTCTGGCAGTGGCCAGCCCTCACTTTCTTGTGCTTACACACATGCTTCTCGAGCAATTTCTTCTTGGAGCAGAAGAAATTACAGTCGGGGCACCTGAGCATCTTGTGGATACGGAGATGGTACATGACGGCCGTCGGGGTGGCGAACTCACGGTCACACGTGTCACATCTGTACGTCGTAGTGTCGGAATGAGTGAAACCCTTCTCGTGATCCTGTATATGGGACTGATACAGGGACTTCACTTTGAACTCTTTTCCACAAGTTTTACAGGCAAACTTTTCATCTCGAGGTAACAGGGTTGCCTTGGACTGTTGAGATGAGATGACGCTTTCCTTTCTTGGTGTGCTTTCTTGAGGTTGGGGTATGTTTTCTTGATTTGACCCAGCATTGTATTCCTGTTTTATAACGTTCTGAATCTGAGTGTCAATTTTCCTTTTCTTAGACcccttttctgtttttgttttctttgacgGACATATATGCTTGGCCAATACCTTCTTTTTGGAGCAGACGAAACTACAGTCCAGACACTTGAGCCTGTTATGTATGCGCATGTGGTACAGAACGGATGTTTGGGTGGCAAATTCCCGATTGCATGTGTCACACCTGTACAGCATGTTGTCTACCTGGGTGAAACCCTTCCTGTGATCGTCTAAGTGGGATTGAAACAGGGATTTCACTTTATACACTTTCCCACAGGTTTCACAGCCAAACTTCTCATCCTGAGGTGACAGGACTGGCTTCTGTTGTGGAGTTGGTGTGATGTTTTTTTGCAGGGGTGGTGTGGTCTTCTTTTGGGGTTTTGTGGTATTTTCTTGCCCGCTGTGTTCTTTCAGAAATGGGGTGATGTTTTCCTGTAAACTAGACCCAGCGGTGTTCTCTTGTTTCACAACAGTCCACTTCTGTGTGTCTCCAAACCCCACACGTCTAGGCTGTTGTATGACAGACAGCGGCACAGCAAACCGTAAAGGGTCTATGTGACTTCCTCTCCTGCTAGACTCTTGCATCTGCGATGTTCTAACTTCAGCTTGGTCTCTTCCGACAGCATTAGACCCCATTGGTCCTACTGAAAGGTCATTTACAGCTTTATATGGAAAACTGCCTTGTGAAGGGTGATATGGAAAAGGATGTTGCCATGGACGGGATATGGTCCAGTTTGGTTGGCTAAATGGTATACGTAAATTGCTCTGAGTCTGACCCGGAAAGCCATAAGTGTTAGGTTGGTGTCCTTGTGTCATTGCTATGGTCTCCCAGTAGTGTCTTTGGTAATAGTCTGTACTTACATAACCTGGCCTTGAAGGATATGTTGCTTGCTGCTGATAGATATTTGTGCTTGCAGATGCTCCACTTGTGTTTGCATTGTTTTCAGGCTCCACTTTCATCAATCCAAACCCCATGGACATAGGTGGAAGTTTTTGACCAATGTTTAACTGGCCTGGTTTGGCCATGGAGAGATGGAAGTTTGCTGGAGAATTTTTGGAAGTCTGTGGCTCTCGCTTTACCACTTTCATGTCCATCGTATCTAGTTCGTGTGACAGATGTTGCTGGGTCTGTAGTGCCCTCTCGGTGTGCCAGGCAAAAGCCATACCTTCAGCTTTGCAGACATTGCCTGACATTGGTGATTCTCGCTGGTGCATTGTGTTATTTCCCTTTTGCTGAATCTCAGCCAATACATTTGTGCTTGAACCTGTAACTTGCATCTCACCTGCGCTCCTTCTGTTCTCCTTCCCTACATGCATATTGGACATTGTGCCAAGTTACAAGCATTTAAACTCCAAGGAGCTTGAGATCTTTGGAACTTCAGCAGCTGCGGTGATGGCGACAGTTCACAGACACTAtctgtaaaaataaataaaaaacatgtgTGTCAATAGGAATAGTTGCAAAAAAGTTTAACAGCAGTACAGATTTGTGAAATGGTCCATTTATGCTTATAATGCACGGCGGAGGAGGGCGTTCTCACCTAAATTGTGTACTTGTGCTATTTTCCAAGCtaaggtttcgatcgggggggggggggcagcgggggctagtagtggctgGGATTTTTAGTGCTGCCCTTCATTCACTGCCTTTGTGAGATTATGATGAAACCAACAGAATGCAACTTACTTtcattttcaccaaaagagagaTACATTTGCAGTGCTTAAAGCTGTATAACTTATCTTGATCGGGTGCAGGGCAACACTCCTCTTGTTGGAGTAAAGCATCCAGGGTATATAAGGGTAATGATTCAATGAAACATGTAACTGTGTAACTGTAAGGTCTGTAAACAACTTTCACCACACCACACAATGAAAAAGATGGAATAAATTCAATAATCCAAATGACATGATCTGGGGTGAACATTTGGTCTATTTGCTTGCCAATGTTGTCTTTATAAAATAAGTTTCTCTTTCAATTTCTATCAACAACATGCAGTATACATTtgtcccattttaccctgtcctTTTCCTAACTGGAaaaccatttattcattcattcattcattaattcatcaaGCCCACTGTCACacctctgttgagggatggtacAAATGTAGTTCGGATGTGGTCGCAAATATTTTCCAGGGAAGTGAACTCTTTTGCTTTGTAAGCAGGTTTTCCAAGTCGTCATACTAGTAGGTTCAATTGATCTAATACGGTATGTCTTTTAGAAGACTTTCACtgaacaagttttttttcacagACACTCCCCCATCCCCCACTATGGTCCTTACtgggacgtccctagccaaaATGGCGGGACATAATTTCCCGTCTGGTGCGATATGCCTATTCATTGAGATTCACAACAAGAATATAACTTATCATTAGCAAACAAAACAGCAAGTTACACATATGAAACAACATTATCGATGTATCAAACATATTTACACAATATCACACATCAAAGAAACGTCAAGTATGTGGATACCGCTCCACTGAAATTATTCTGTTTTTGGTCGAGGGACCGCCGACAGCGCAAAAGCTAAAAAGGCGGATAAATTTTCTCCGGGTCCCAACAAAACAGACCAGGTCATCTGTTATGCTTCTGACGCTTTGACGGCGCCGTTTTGTGATAACTATCGTTTAGAAACTATCCCTGACAGAAACCATAGCTTTAGGgaccatttttagaaaaaaagaaactgtagAAAGGTGGTAGAAAACGGTAGGTTAGGAGAAGTCTTGGTATACGTAGGCGAGCCCATCTTCTCAAAACATCGAGAGTAGGTGgttaaaaataacaacaaaacagtGAGTTAAACACTGTCAACTAAAAAATACCACATACCAGTACCATATAGAAACCCTGGACTGTAGCTTGTCTCTTAAAACCGTTGTTTAAGACGAAACAGGTGACGATTTGCTGCAGTTTTGGTTGTACCGTTATGTGTGTGACTCCATAATTTTTCGAACTGCCCGCGGTCCCACGAGGGGGTCGTCTGATTTTATCCATCCCAGAAACCTTTGCGATACAAAAACTCGTTCCCATGCCACAGTTCAAAACTTTGTAATATTAGACAGAACTTTGATCATAAAAACATATCTATTCTTACATTTCGACCATCGAATACTGTGACCTGTACTCAACCCAGTGGGCattatcaaacaaaatgtagGCCActacaattcaatttcttggaaTACTGCAGAGATATGACAGGACTTCTTATCTGCAACTTTTTGTCATCCTTTTTCAAACTAGTAAAAGCTCAAGCCCTGAATCTGAGATCCAAGCAATTTGGTATGGTCTAGTTTACTTTTActtaaataaacaataaaaaacaataaCTGCTGAATATACTGTAATCTATATTTTATTATAGTGCAGTTGCAACTTGAATCGTTTTTAcattaaaatataacatttaaaTTAGGCAACAAATAAATGTATACAAGTAAACCTGAATACATTATTAACTTGCTTACTTACAGGATTAACTTACTTCAGATGGCTTCCAAGGGGTAGCAATCATAATTTGTCATGACTTgatgatatacatataaattATAGTTTTTATATAATATAGATGTGAATACTTTAAAGTTTTCA contains the following coding sequences:
- the LOC136434583 gene encoding zinc finger protein 62 homolog encodes the protein MAPRAKKSKSKGRVKKHTCQYCDYKTKNAVHFIHHVRKHTGERPYQCQQCEYSASREETLNMHIKIKHTDERPYHCEHCDYSAANKNVLDNHVMANHTSERPFQCDKCDYSSIYKGSLKRHIMARHSNHRPHKCTECDFSTVEKSTLKRHMASHADVKPYSCELCEYSTNTNHGLKRHMATHTGEKPHKCDFCDYSAAAKFTLKRHVLSLHSSDKPYACDVCDYAAACKYSLKLHMVQKHQAGEKPYKCDTCGYSTAYGQNLKKHMATHADEKPYKCDVCGHSATLLQNLKRHMATHTGDRPYKCDLCEYAAPEMHRLQEHMALKHSTDKPYKCDVCDFCTAHKGNLKHHMTTHTGEKPYKCDICDYSAAHESRLKHHKATHIGAADKPHKCEVCDYSAICLSKLKRHMATHTREKPYKCDVCDFATERVEKLERHVITTHAGEKPYKCDDCGYSTANKTNLKRHMSTHIGEKPYTCDACGFSTALLDSLKKHMATHTGEKPHKCDICDYSTSFKPNLKRHMGTHTGRAKPFKCDVCDYSAAEIASLKVHIDVKHSGEKPFKCDVCNYSTAVRSNWRRHMKRHTDEKP